In Ilumatobacter fluminis, the following proteins share a genomic window:
- a CDS encoding ABC transporter permease — protein MSTPASIRAWEAHVTLYRSVWKSNVMGSFVQPLLYLLGMGLGVGALVDDGNQNETLLDGLTYFQFLAPALLATTAMMIASNEALWPVLGGFKWWKKFHSEAATPLTPNEIAGGVALWQITKSFIAVFGVAAVLLIFPDTRSWGVLLAIVFGTLTGAAFAAPISAWSASRETDHSFPTINRFVIVPLFLFGGAFYPISQLPDWMETVAIATPLWHGVELCRNSVYDRLELWPTVGHIAYLVAMAAVGWLLAARSFRRRLTQ, from the coding sequence TGGAAGTCGAACGTGATGGGGTCGTTCGTGCAGCCGCTGCTGTACCTGCTCGGGATGGGGCTCGGCGTCGGCGCTCTCGTCGACGACGGCAACCAGAACGAGACCCTCCTCGACGGGCTCACCTACTTCCAGTTCCTCGCACCGGCGCTGCTCGCGACCACGGCGATGATGATCGCGTCGAACGAGGCGCTGTGGCCGGTGCTCGGCGGCTTCAAGTGGTGGAAGAAGTTCCACTCCGAGGCGGCGACGCCGCTCACCCCGAACGAGATCGCCGGCGGCGTCGCGCTCTGGCAGATCACCAAGTCGTTCATCGCCGTGTTCGGCGTGGCGGCCGTGCTGCTGATCTTCCCCGACACCCGGTCGTGGGGCGTCCTGCTCGCGATCGTGTTCGGCACCCTCACCGGCGCCGCGTTCGCCGCACCGATCAGCGCCTGGTCGGCCAGCCGCGAGACCGACCACTCGTTCCCGACGATCAACCGGTTCGTCATCGTCCCGCTGTTCTTGTTCGGCGGCGCCTTCTATCCGATCAGTCAGCTGCCCGACTGGATGGAGACCGTGGCGATCGCCACCCCGCTGTGGCACGGCGTCGAACTGTGCCGCAACTCGGTCTACGACCGGCTCGAACTGTGGCCGACCGTCGGCCACATCGCCTACCTCGTTGCCATGGCCGCCGTCGGGTGGCTGCTCGCCGCACGCTCGTTCCGACGGAGGCTGACGCAATGA
- a CDS encoding ABC transporter permease, with product MSVIDATPLRIVPPQIRHARRPQRMLERQWMVNRAGGWAIFVTGFFEPLFYLLSIRVGFGALVGDVDDNGTLIPYAEFVAPALMAASAMNGAVYESTMNIFFKLKYEKLYDAVLATPMTSGDVALGEILNATIRGAVYSAAFLATMGVLDMTASWWSLLMLPVAVLIAFSFSAIGMAATTFMRSWADFEYVPSVMLPLFLFSATFYPLSSYGDWAWVVQFSPLYHGVATMRGLNNGDLTWAMLAHIGVLVALAIGGLTLTARRIERLLLR from the coding sequence ATGAGCGTGATCGACGCGACGCCGCTGCGGATCGTCCCGCCCCAGATCCGCCACGCCCGCCGTCCCCAGCGGATGCTCGAACGACAGTGGATGGTCAACCGCGCCGGCGGCTGGGCGATCTTCGTCACCGGCTTCTTCGAGCCGCTGTTCTACCTGCTGTCGATCCGCGTCGGATTCGGCGCCCTCGTCGGCGACGTCGACGACAACGGCACCCTCATCCCCTACGCCGAGTTCGTCGCACCCGCGCTGATGGCCGCATCCGCGATGAACGGTGCCGTGTACGAGTCGACGATGAACATCTTCTTCAAGTTGAAGTACGAAAAGTTGTACGACGCCGTGCTCGCCACACCGATGACGTCGGGCGACGTCGCGCTCGGCGAGATCCTCAACGCGACGATCCGTGGCGCCGTGTATTCGGCGGCGTTCCTCGCGACGATGGGGGTGCTCGACATGACGGCGTCGTGGTGGTCGCTGCTGATGCTGCCGGTCGCCGTGCTGATCGCGTTCTCGTTCAGCGCGATCGGGATGGCGGCGACGACGTTCATGCGGTCGTGGGCCGACTTCGAGTACGTGCCGTCGGTGATGCTGCCGCTGTTCCTGTTCTCGGCGACGTTCTACCCCCTGTCGTCGTACGGCGACTGGGCGTGGGTGGTGCAGTTCAGCCCGCTGTACCACGGCGTGGCGACCATGCGGGGCCTCAACAACGGCGACCTGACGTGGGCCATGCTCGCACACATCGGCGTGCTCGTCGCGCTGGCGATCGGCGGCCTCACCCTGACCGCCCGACGGATCGAACGCCTCCTCCTGCGCTGA
- the msrA gene encoding peptide-methionine (S)-S-oxide reductase MsrA has product MFSREKTRMITPDEALPGRDTPLQVNPEHVVLGTPIVPPFPDGTEQIVVAMGCFWGAERIFWQLPGVYTTAAGYMGGWTKHPTYEETCTARTGHTESVLVVYDPAQITVDQLMKAFWENHDPTTANRQGNDIGTQYRSAVFTSTQEQLDAVLASRDRYQAALTAAGYGEITTQIALADEAGDGVFYYAEDYHQGYLHKNPRGYCNHGFCQVGYDLEAHGQGTARAILPDA; this is encoded by the coding sequence ATGTTCTCGCGCGAAAAGACTCGGATGATCACCCCCGACGAAGCGCTGCCCGGTCGCGACACGCCGCTGCAGGTCAACCCCGAGCACGTGGTGCTCGGCACGCCGATCGTGCCGCCGTTCCCCGACGGCACCGAACAGATCGTCGTCGCCATGGGCTGCTTCTGGGGCGCCGAACGCATCTTCTGGCAGCTCCCCGGCGTTTACACCACCGCCGCCGGCTACATGGGCGGCTGGACGAAGCACCCCACCTACGAGGAGACGTGCACCGCCCGCACCGGCCACACCGAGTCGGTGCTCGTCGTGTACGACCCCGCGCAGATCACCGTCGACCAGCTCATGAAGGCGTTCTGGGAGAACCACGATCCCACCACCGCCAACCGTCAGGGCAACGACATCGGTACCCAGTACCGCTCGGCGGTGTTCACGAGCACGCAGGAGCAGCTCGACGCCGTGCTGGCATCGCGAGACCGGTACCAGGCGGCGCTGACCGCTGCCGGCTACGGCGAGATCACGACCCAGATCGCCCTCGCCGACGAGGCCGGCGACGGGGTCTTCTACTACGCCGAGGACTACCACCAGGGCTACCTCCACAAGAACCCGCGGGGCTACTGCAACCACGGCTTCTGCCAGGTCGGCTACGACCTCGAGGCCCACGGCCAGGGCACGGCCCGCGCCATCCTCCCCGACGCCTGA
- a CDS encoding ABC transporter ATP-binding protein: protein MGPHHMMPRDTDAVKDAAVGRDTMRRVWGFARPYRGTIFLFLGAILLAALLALVPPFVVRAILDDAIPNEDRGQIWWLAGIAVAAALTDAVLQIFQRWCSARVGEGLIADLRSALFAKVQRLPLAFFTRTPTGTITSRLNNDVIGAQSAVTSTLGSVVSNVVVLVTTLAAMLALEWRLTILALIVLPVFIVPARRVGRRLQDISRDQMQHNAAMNTQMTERFNVSGAMLVKLFGTLDREQSQFDVRAHAVRDAGVRSAMLGRVFFVALGLVAAVGTAAIYGIGGQLVVSGDITAGTLVALAALVTRVYQPLTGLTNARVDLMTSMVSFERVFEVLDAPEPIHDRPGAVDLVSPRGEVELRDVTFRYPPAADSAIASMETQAIPGADPDVDVLAGLSLRVAPGETLALVGASGAGKSTLVSLVPRLYDVSEGAVLVDGVDVRDLTLASLRGSIGVVAQDPHLFHESIADNLRYARPDATEVDLIEACRAARIHETIAALPDGYDTIVGERGYRLSGGEKQRVAIARLLLRNPAIMILDEATSHLDNDNEAQVQASIDAALHGRTAIVIAHRLSTVRSADRIAFLEAGRIVELGSHEELLDRDGRYAAQLRVGLP from the coding sequence ATGGGTCCCCACCACATGATGCCCCGCGACACCGACGCCGTGAAGGACGCGGCGGTCGGCCGCGACACGATGCGGCGCGTATGGGGATTCGCCCGCCCGTATCGGGGCACGATCTTCTTGTTCCTCGGCGCGATCCTGCTCGCCGCACTCCTGGCGCTCGTGCCGCCGTTCGTCGTCCGGGCGATCCTCGACGACGCGATCCCGAACGAGGACCGGGGTCAGATCTGGTGGTTGGCCGGCATCGCGGTCGCCGCTGCGCTGACCGACGCCGTGCTGCAGATCTTCCAGCGTTGGTGCAGCGCCCGTGTGGGCGAAGGGCTCATCGCCGATCTGCGCAGTGCCCTGTTCGCCAAGGTGCAACGGCTGCCGCTCGCCTTCTTCACCCGCACCCCGACCGGCACCATCACGAGCCGCCTCAACAACGACGTGATCGGGGCCCAGAGCGCCGTCACCTCCACGCTCGGCAGTGTCGTCAGCAACGTCGTCGTGCTCGTCACCACACTCGCCGCGATGCTCGCGCTCGAGTGGCGCCTCACGATCCTCGCCCTGATCGTGTTGCCGGTCTTCATCGTGCCGGCGCGGCGTGTCGGGCGGCGACTGCAGGACATCTCGCGTGATCAGATGCAGCACAACGCCGCGATGAACACCCAGATGACCGAGCGGTTCAACGTGTCGGGCGCGATGCTCGTCAAGCTGTTCGGCACGCTCGATCGTGAGCAGTCGCAGTTCGACGTCCGTGCCCACGCCGTCCGCGATGCGGGCGTGCGGTCGGCGATGCTCGGCCGTGTCTTCTTCGTGGCGCTCGGCCTCGTCGCCGCGGTGGGCACGGCCGCGATCTACGGCATTGGCGGTCAGCTCGTCGTCAGCGGTGACATCACGGCCGGGACCCTCGTCGCCCTCGCCGCGTTGGTCACGCGCGTGTACCAGCCGCTCACCGGCCTGACGAACGCCCGCGTCGACCTGATGACCTCGATGGTGTCGTTCGAACGGGTCTTCGAGGTGCTCGACGCTCCCGAACCGATCCACGACCGTCCCGGTGCCGTCGACTTGGTGTCGCCGCGTGGCGAGGTCGAGTTGCGTGACGTCACCTTCCGGTATCCGCCCGCCGCCGATTCGGCGATCGCGTCGATGGAGACGCAGGCGATCCCGGGTGCCGACCCCGACGTCGACGTGCTGGCGGGACTGTCGCTCCGGGTCGCGCCCGGCGAGACGCTGGCGCTGGTCGGCGCATCGGGCGCCGGCAAGAGCACGCTGGTGTCGCTGGTGCCGCGCCTGTACGACGTCAGTGAGGGGGCGGTGCTCGTCGACGGGGTCGACGTGCGCGATCTCACGCTCGCGTCGCTGCGCGGGTCGATCGGTGTCGTCGCTCAAGACCCGCACCTGTTCCACGAGTCGATTGCCGACAACCTCCGCTACGCCCGCCCCGACGCGACCGAGGTCGACCTGATCGAGGCGTGCCGTGCGGCCCGCATCCACGAGACGATCGCGGCGCTGCCCGACGGGTACGACACGATCGTCGGTGAGCGCGGCTACCGCCTGAGCGGGGGCGAGAAGCAGCGGGTGGCGATCGCCCGGCTGTTGCTGAGGAACCCGGCGATCATGATCCTCGACGAGGCGACCAGCCATCTCGACAACGACAACGAAGCGCAGGTGCAGGCGTCGATCGACGCCGCGTTGCACGGGCGGACGGCGATCGTGATCGCGCATCGCCTGTCGACCGTGCGATCGGCCGACCGGATCGCGTTCCTCGAGGCGGGCCGCATCGTCGAACTCGGCTCGCACGAGGAGCTGCTCGACCGCGACGGCCGCTACGCCGCCCAACTCCGCGTCGGCCTCCCCTGA
- a CDS encoding alpha/beta hydrolase produces the protein MTGRTRAAVAAITLTSLALSACSSGSDDDAAPESTEASPTTDAEPADEPATDDVDEPADDGDADEQTDEPASGDEPDTFEVAPIEWSEFDDDVDVATVSVPVDYENPGGDQFELFVARHRALDQDERIGSLLINPGGPGFGGSDYALFATQVFDRDLLDHFDIVGWDPRGTGESEPAIDCIDDFDPYFTAVDLTPETEEDRTNAVGVAANFVEACETNNAGYFEYVGTNNSARDIDALRQALGEDEISYFGFSYGSELGATWATLFPDTVRAAVLDGAADPNADALEGSLQQMAGFQASLETFLSRCSADSSCEFHNDGDAETAFVDLLASLDAEPSDVEPDRPPVNRDVALVATIQAMYSESFWPALERALADAANGDAAGLLALNDAYYQRQSDGTYGNELEAFQVISCADTADRETVEEADAEVAQFREVAPLLVPEGSIGSYFCTFFDTPLDPRVDITGAGAGPIVVIGTTGDPATPFESTVRMAETLEDGRLVIVEADQHTGYGVNRCVIDVVNDYLVDLNAPESGTECR, from the coding sequence ATGACCGGGCGTACGCGAGCGGCGGTGGCCGCCATCACCCTGACCTCCCTCGCACTGTCGGCGTGCAGCTCCGGCTCCGACGACGACGCAGCACCGGAGTCGACCGAGGCGTCACCGACCACCGACGCCGAGCCGGCCGATGAACCCGCGACCGACGATGTCGACGAACCGGCCGACGACGGTGACGCCGACGAGCAGACCGACGAGCCGGCCTCCGGCGACGAGCCCGACACGTTCGAGGTGGCGCCGATCGAGTGGAGCGAGTTCGACGACGACGTCGACGTCGCCACCGTGTCGGTGCCGGTCGACTACGAGAACCCCGGTGGCGACCAGTTCGAGTTGTTCGTCGCCCGACACCGAGCCCTCGACCAGGACGAGCGGATCGGCTCGCTCCTCATCAACCCGGGCGGACCCGGCTTCGGCGGATCCGACTACGCACTGTTCGCGACCCAGGTGTTCGATCGCGACCTGCTCGACCACTTCGACATCGTCGGCTGGGATCCGCGCGGCACCGGTGAGTCGGAACCGGCGATCGACTGCATCGACGACTTCGACCCGTACTTCACCGCCGTCGACCTCACACCCGAGACCGAGGAAGACCGCACCAACGCCGTCGGCGTCGCGGCCAACTTCGTCGAGGCGTGCGAGACGAACAACGCCGGCTACTTCGAGTACGTCGGCACCAACAACTCGGCTCGCGACATCGACGCGTTGCGACAGGCGCTCGGCGAGGACGAGATCTCGTACTTCGGGTTCAGCTACGGCAGCGAGCTGGGTGCCACCTGGGCGACCCTGTTCCCCGACACCGTGCGCGCCGCCGTGCTCGACGGCGCTGCCGACCCGAACGCCGACGCCCTCGAGGGATCGCTGCAGCAGATGGCCGGCTTCCAGGCGTCGCTCGAGACGTTCCTCTCTCGCTGCAGCGCCGACAGCAGCTGCGAGTTCCACAACGACGGCGACGCCGAGACGGCGTTCGTCGACCTGCTGGCGTCGCTCGACGCCGAACCGTCCGACGTCGAGCCCGATCGGCCGCCGGTGAACCGCGACGTCGCCCTCGTCGCCACGATCCAGGCGATGTACTCCGAGTCGTTCTGGCCGGCGCTCGAACGTGCGCTGGCCGACGCTGCGAACGGCGACGCCGCCGGCCTGCTCGCGCTCAACGACGCGTACTACCAACGCCAGTCCGACGGCACCTACGGCAACGAACTCGAGGCGTTCCAGGTGATCTCGTGCGCCGACACCGCCGACCGCGAGACGGTCGAGGAGGCCGACGCCGAGGTCGCACAGTTCCGCGAGGTCGCACCCCTGCTCGTGCCCGAGGGCTCGATCGGCAGCTACTTCTGCACCTTCTTCGACACACCGCTCGACCCACGTGTCGACATCACCGGTGCCGGAGCCGGACCGATCGTCGTGATCGGCACGACCGGCGACCCGGCGACGCCGTTCGAGTCGACGGTGCGCATGGCCGAGACGCTCGAGGACGGCCGCCTCGTCATCGTCGAGGCCGACCAGCACACCGGCTACGGCGTGAACCGGTGCGTGATCGATGTCGTCAACGACTACCTCGTCGATCTGAACGCACCCGAGTCCGGCACCGAGTGTCGCTGA
- a CDS encoding GTP-binding protein, whose protein sequence is MSSPDTGADAHDDHVVKLLVTGPFNAGKTTLIGSISQTPVVDTDVATTGDEAATKQRTTVAMDFGTYSVTDDEGRVELLMFGTPGQARFAFMTDVMKGDVDAVISVVDGSDDASHQLAGQAMRSLLADLHTPLVVAVNRCDDPDEAHRIARRLGALSNEAVVPCQLIHGESARDVVVAALIAALERLERPDSWRTPLQRVIDALRRTEAVAA, encoded by the coding sequence ATGTCGTCGCCCGACACCGGCGCGGACGCGCACGACGACCATGTCGTCAAGCTCCTCGTCACCGGCCCGTTCAACGCGGGCAAGACCACCCTCATCGGCTCGATCAGCCAGACCCCGGTCGTCGACACCGACGTCGCGACCACCGGCGACGAAGCCGCGACCAAGCAACGCACGACCGTGGCGATGGACTTCGGCACCTACTCGGTGACCGACGACGAAGGCCGCGTCGAGTTGCTGATGTTCGGCACGCCCGGCCAGGCCCGCTTCGCGTTCATGACCGACGTGATGAAGGGCGACGTCGACGCCGTCATCTCGGTGGTCGACGGCAGCGACGACGCCTCGCACCAGCTCGCCGGTCAGGCGATGCGATCGCTCCTCGCCGATCTGCACACCCCGCTCGTCGTCGCCGTCAACCGCTGCGACGACCCCGACGAGGCGCACCGCATCGCACGCCGACTGGGCGCCCTGTCGAACGAGGCCGTCGTGCCGTGCCAGCTGATCCACGGCGAGTCGGCGCGCGACGTCGTCGTCGCCGCACTGATCGCCGCGCTCGAACGGCTCGAGCGGCCCGACTCGTGGCGCACCCCGCTCCAGCGGGTCATCGACGCCCTGCGCCGCACCGAGGCGGTCGCCGCATGA
- the dnaB gene encoding replicative DNA helicase encodes MAGDEYFPIETSGGDFRPRDERPSQSSRGRVPPHNIDAEESVLGAMLLSREAIGIVSEMGLMPADFYRPANRHIFDAIRSLYSQGAPADTVTVADELRRAGLIDEVGGPGALHELQNTTPAISSAGHYAKIVQETALLRQLIFAAGDIAEIGYSEPDDVMKALDEAESKVFNVAEQRVTDSTRQIEELLPQVMDHLQATYDRGDTITGVPSGYADLDELLSGLQENALYIVGARPAMGKSAFLLGMASHVAMESVKPVLFFSLEMGHQELTQRILSSEARVDSTKIRTGKLAESDWAKIGKAIGRLEVPLFLDDNPRVTVMEIRAKARRIKARYGGLGLILIDYLQLMGGTGNSENRQLEVSEISRNLKILARELEVPIIAASQLSRSLEARADKRPMLSDLRESGSLEQDADVVMFLYRDEVYHPDSPDKGSAEVIVAKHRAGPIGTKRLVFLGQYTRFDNAARSGGV; translated from the coding sequence ATGGCTGGTGACGAGTACTTCCCCATCGAAACCAGCGGCGGCGACTTCCGACCACGCGACGAACGACCATCCCAGAGTTCGCGCGGGCGCGTCCCGCCGCACAACATCGACGCCGAAGAATCGGTGCTCGGTGCGATGCTGCTGTCTCGCGAAGCGATCGGCATCGTCAGCGAGATGGGCCTCATGCCGGCCGACTTCTACCGGCCGGCCAACCGCCACATCTTCGACGCCATCCGTTCGCTGTACTCCCAGGGCGCCCCGGCCGACACCGTCACCGTCGCCGACGAGCTGCGCCGTGCCGGGCTGATCGACGAGGTCGGCGGGCCTGGCGCGCTGCACGAACTGCAGAACACCACGCCGGCCATCTCGTCGGCGGGTCACTACGCCAAGATCGTCCAGGAGACGGCGCTGCTGCGTCAGCTGATCTTCGCCGCCGGCGACATCGCCGAGATCGGCTACAGCGAACCCGACGACGTCATGAAGGCGCTCGACGAGGCCGAGTCGAAGGTGTTCAACGTCGCCGAGCAGCGCGTCACCGACTCGACCCGCCAGATCGAAGAATTGCTGCCCCAGGTGATGGACCACCTGCAGGCCACCTACGACCGCGGCGACACGATCACCGGCGTCCCGAGCGGCTACGCCGATCTCGACGAACTGCTGTCGGGGTTGCAGGAGAACGCGCTGTACATCGTCGGCGCCCGCCCCGCCATGGGTAAGTCGGCGTTCCTGCTCGGCATGGCGTCGCACGTCGCGATGGAATCGGTGAAGCCGGTGCTGTTCTTCTCGCTCGAGATGGGCCACCAAGAACTCACCCAGCGAATCCTGTCCAGCGAGGCGCGGGTCGACTCCACCAAGATCCGCACCGGCAAGCTCGCCGAGTCCGACTGGGCCAAGATCGGCAAGGCGATCGGCCGCCTCGAGGTGCCCCTGTTCCTCGACGACAACCCGCGCGTCACCGTGATGGAGATCCGCGCGAAGGCCCGTCGCATCAAGGCCCGCTACGGCGGCCTCGGTCTGATCCTGATCGACTACCTCCAGCTGATGGGCGGCACCGGCAACTCCGAGAACCGCCAGCTCGAGGTCAGCGAGATCAGCCGAAACCTGAAAATCCTCGCCCGTGAACTCGAGGTTCCGATCATCGCGGCCAGCCAGCTCAGCCGAAGCCTCGAGGCCCGAGCCGACAAGCGCCCGATGCTGTCCGACCTGCGTGAGTCGGGTTCGCTCGAGCAGGACGCCGACGTCGTCATGTTCCTGTACCGCGACGAGGTGTACCACCCCGACTCGCCCGACAAGGGTTCGGCCGAGGTCATCGTCGCGAAGCATCGTGCCGGCCCGATCGGCACCAAGCGGCTCGTCTTCCTCGGCCAGTACACGAGGTTCGACAACGCGGCCCGCAGCGGCGGCGTGTAA
- the rplI gene encoding 50S ribosomal protein L9 has translation MQVILRNDIDGLGKRGDIVDVADGYARNFLLPKGHGIKASAGAIEQAAKMRKARDLRDASDREAATTVASTLVPKVITLTAKAHDGKLFGSIHDAEIVAAVAEQTGIEIDRKAIIIDDPIRTLGQHQVKASLHPEVSFPITLDITEA, from the coding sequence ATGCAGGTGATTCTCCGCAACGACATCGACGGCCTCGGCAAGCGCGGCGACATCGTCGACGTGGCCGACGGCTACGCCCGCAACTTCCTCCTGCCCAAGGGCCACGGCATCAAGGCGTCGGCCGGCGCGATCGAGCAGGCCGCCAAGATGCGCAAGGCACGCGACCTGCGTGACGCGAGCGACCGCGAGGCCGCCACGACCGTCGCCTCGACGCTCGTGCCGAAGGTGATCACGCTCACCGCCAAGGCGCACGACGGCAAGCTGTTCGGCTCGATCCACGACGCCGAGATCGTCGCCGCCGTGGCCGAGCAGACCGGCATCGAGATCGACCGCAAGGCGATCATCATCGACGATCCGATCCGCACCCTCGGTCAGCACCAGGTGAAGGCGAGCCTCCATCCCGAGGTCTCGTTCCCCATCACCCTCGACATCACCGAAGCCTGA
- the ssb gene encoding single-stranded DNA-binding protein — MANDNFVQIIGNVTRDPELRFTTGGTAVCSFGVAWTPRRRNPQTGEWEDGETTFFNCSAWRDLGENIAATISKGTRVVVTGSVRSRDWEDRDGNKRTSIEIDVDDCAPSLRWAQAQIERTSRQGGGGGQGGGGGFSGGGGGGGGRQPDPVYGDEEPF; from the coding sequence ATGGCCAACGACAATTTCGTCCAGATCATCGGGAACGTCACCCGCGATCCCGAGCTGCGCTTCACGACCGGCGGCACCGCCGTCTGCTCGTTCGGCGTCGCTTGGACCCCGCGTCGGCGTAACCCCCAGACGGGCGAGTGGGAAGACGGCGAAACGACGTTCTTCAACTGCTCGGCCTGGCGTGACCTCGGTGAGAACATCGCTGCGACCATCTCCAAGGGCACCCGCGTCGTGGTGACCGGCTCGGTCCGGTCGCGCGACTGGGAAGACCGCGATGGCAACAAGCGCACCTCGATCGAGATCGACGTCGACGATTGCGCACCGAGCCTCCGCTGGGCCCAGGCCCAGATCGAGCGCACCTCCCGTCAGGGTGGGGGCGGCGGTCAAGGCGGCGGCGGTGGCTTCTCCGGCGGTGGCGGTGGCGGCGGTGGCCGTCAGCCCGATCCGGTCTACGGCGACGAAGAACCCTTCTGA
- the rpsF gene encoding 30S ribosomal protein S6 — protein sequence MTRAYELMVIIDGDVDEPKAQAFTKMVSDEIDKAGGVLHGKPDWWGKRAFAYPINKREAGFYFVVECVADGGALDELERQLRLADEVVRHKLIRLPDAEAARRGMAVTA from the coding sequence ATGACGCGTGCTTACGAACTGATGGTCATCATCGACGGTGACGTCGACGAACCCAAGGCCCAGGCGTTCACCAAGATGGTGTCCGACGAGATCGACAAGGCCGGGGGAGTCCTGCACGGCAAGCCCGATTGGTGGGGCAAGCGAGCATTCGCCTACCCGATCAACAAGAGGGAAGCCGGCTTCTACTTCGTGGTCGAGTGTGTCGCCGACGGTGGCGCCCTCGACGAACTCGAGCGCCAGCTCCGCCTCGCGGACGAAGTCGTCCGCCACAAGCTGATCCGACTGCCCGACGCCGAGGCTGCTCGCCGCGGCATGGCGGTCACGGCCTGA
- a CDS encoding ABC transporter ATP-binding protein: MSRARRYARFVRELVGLHPKLFAAAVAGAFVFALFTVASSMAIEWVIDEVVLPAFEPGGVSRSTLVAGCALIIGVGVVRATGVVMRRSFAGMTQWRVAETLSDRVSERFIRQPASWHRRQSDGQLVARAGVDVETSISALAPIPFACGTVLLIFVSAAYLLATDLVLGAVAVSIFPVLIILNVIYQHRVDAHFDNAQQALGEFSGAVHESFEAVQLVKAYGAGERETQRLSTMASKIRDARVRAVYLRGTFEAFLESIPSLTNIGLVVLGASRVQSGDLTIGQLSGFIFMFTLLVFPLRIIGYALSELPHADAGYRRVKAVLDEPLDPDPRDSIGHTHGELAVQLDGASYTYPGESSPVVHPADLLVPRGTVTAIVGATGAGKSTMVDLIGGVLPATAGTVSVTPGPTAIVFQEAFLFGGTVRDNVTVGLDVTDDQVWEALGWACADGFVRDLPDGLDTAVGERGVTLSGGQRQRIALARALVRRPALLLLDDTTSALDPATELAVLDNLRTALEHTSIVMVASRPSTIALADDVLFMAQGRILDHGKHERLMHDVPDYRELVEAFETDRAAPAGGAS, from the coding sequence GTGAGTCGCGCTCGGCGGTACGCCCGTTTCGTCCGCGAACTCGTCGGTCTCCACCCGAAACTGTTCGCGGCGGCGGTCGCCGGCGCGTTCGTCTTCGCCCTGTTCACCGTCGCGTCCAGCATGGCGATCGAGTGGGTGATCGACGAGGTCGTGCTGCCCGCCTTCGAACCGGGTGGTGTGAGCCGCAGCACCCTCGTCGCCGGCTGCGCCCTGATCATCGGCGTCGGCGTCGTCCGCGCCACCGGCGTCGTCATGCGGCGCTCGTTCGCCGGCATGACCCAGTGGCGTGTCGCCGAGACCTTGTCCGACCGGGTGAGCGAACGCTTCATCCGCCAGCCGGCCAGCTGGCACCGCCGCCAGAGCGACGGCCAGCTCGTCGCCCGAGCCGGCGTCGACGTCGAGACCTCGATCAGCGCTCTCGCGCCGATCCCGTTCGCATGCGGCACCGTCCTGCTGATCTTCGTGTCGGCGGCCTACCTGCTCGCCACCGACCTCGTGCTCGGCGCGGTCGCCGTGTCGATCTTCCCGGTCCTGATCATCCTCAACGTGATCTACCAGCACCGTGTCGACGCCCACTTCGACAACGCCCAGCAGGCACTCGGCGAGTTCTCCGGTGCCGTGCACGAGAGCTTCGAGGCGGTCCAGCTCGTCAAGGCGTACGGCGCGGGCGAACGCGAGACGCAGCGCCTGTCGACCATGGCGTCGAAGATCCGCGATGCACGCGTCCGCGCCGTCTACCTGCGCGGCACGTTCGAGGCGTTTCTCGAGTCGATCCCGTCGCTCACGAACATCGGCCTCGTCGTGCTCGGCGCCAGCCGGGTGCAGTCGGGCGACCTGACGATCGGCCAGCTGTCGGGCTTCATCTTCATGTTCACGCTGCTGGTGTTCCCGCTCCGGATCATCGGCTACGCCCTGTCGGAGCTGCCCCACGCCGACGCCGGCTACCGCCGCGTGAAAGCCGTGCTCGACGAGCCGCTCGACCCCGACCCACGTGACTCGATCGGCCACACCCACGGCGAACTCGCCGTGCAGCTCGACGGTGCGTCGTACACGTACCCCGGCGAGTCGTCACCGGTCGTCCACCCCGCCGACCTGCTCGTGCCGCGAGGCACCGTCACCGCCATCGTCGGAGCGACCGGTGCCGGCAAGAGCACGATGGTCGACCTCATCGGCGGTGTGCTGCCTGCCACGGCGGGGACGGTCTCGGTCACACCCGGACCGACCGCGATCGTGTTCCAGGAGGCCTTCCTGTTCGGCGGCACGGTCCGCGACAACGTGACGGTCGGTCTCGACGTCACCGACGACCAGGTGTGGGAGGCGCTCGGCTGGGCATGCGCCGACGGCTTCGTCCGCGACCTGCCCGACGGTCTCGACACCGCCGTGGGCGAACGCGGCGTCACCTTGTCGGGCGGCCAGCGTCAGCGCATCGCACTCGCACGCGCCCTGGTCCGGCGGCCCGCCCTGCTGCTGCTCGACGACACCACCTCAGCGCTCGACCCGGCGACCGAACTCGCCGTGCTCGACAACCTGCGCACTGCGCTCGAGCACACCTCGATCGTGATGGTCGCCTCCCGCCCCTCCACCATCGCCCTCGCCGACGACGTGTTGTTCATGGCGCAGGGCCGCATCCTCGACCACGGCAAACACGAGCGGCTCATGCACGACGTGCCCGACTACCGAGAACTCGTCGAAGCGTTCGAGACCGACCGCGCAGCACCGGCCGGAGGTGCGTCGTGA